CAGATTGTGCTAATCGGGGTGGTACCGCGGGATTAACTCGCCCCCAGTGATGGGGGCTTTTTTTATGTCAAAGTTAGGGAGGATTAGCATGAATTACCGAAATACGCTACAGCTGCTCAAAACAGACTTCCCCATGCGAGCAAATCTGCCGGTGCGGGAGGTACAGATACAAGGGAAATGGAACGAAGAGCGGCTTTATGAGAAGCTGCAAGAAAAGGGTGAAAAGGAAGGGCGGCCAAAGTTCATTCTGCACGATGGACCGCCTTATGCCAATGGGCACATTCACATTGGTACAGCCCTAAACAAGGTACTAAAGGATATTGTAATCCGTTCTAAATCCATGGATGGGTTCCGGGCACCCTTCGTACCGGGGTGGGATACCCATGGCTTACCTGTGGAACATGCGGTGGTAAAACTTGAAGGGGGCAAGGAGCTAGAACCCCTGAAACTACGTCGAAAGTGTAAGGACTATGCATTGAAGTTCCTAGATATTCAAAGGGATGAATTTAAACGACTAGGGGGCTGGGGTGCATGGGAAGATCCCTACATCACTTTGGATCCAAAGTACGAAGCGGAACAGATCCGGGTGTTTGGGGAGATGTTTACGAAGGGGTATATCTACAAAGGGCTAAAGCCTGTGTATTGGTGTATGTCCTGTCATACTGCCTTAGCTGAGGCAGAGATTGAGTACAAAGATGCCCAGTCGGACTCAATCTATGTCAAGTTCCCTGTGGTAGACGGGAAAGGCTTACTGCCTGAAGATACCTCGGTGGTCATTTGGACTACCACACCTTGGACACTGCCGGCCAATATGGCTGTCTGCCTCCATCCAGCCTACAAGTATGCACTTCTTGAGACTGAGCAAGGCAAATTCGTTGTGGCCGAGGAGTTAGGGAGTACCTTTGCCCAAGAGATAGGTCTTGCGGATGTGTCTACGACGAAACTGTACAGCGGAGAGGAACTAGAGGGTATTCTGTGCCAACATCCCTTGGAGGATCGTACTGTGCCTATTATCCTGGGCATGCATGTTGGCTTGGATCAAGGTACCGGTTGCGTCCATACAGCTCCGGGCCATGGCGTTGAGGACTACGAAGTAGGGATGAAGTACAAGCTGCCTGTCTATGCTCCGGTAGATGCCCGGGGTGCCTTTACCAAAGAGGCGGGTAAGTATGCAGGAATGAATGTGTACAAAGCCAATCCCGTGATTGTAGAGGACTTGAAAGCGGCGCAGGTTTTGCTGCAGGCGGGCAAAATCGTACACCAATATCCTCATTGTTGGCGCTGTAAGGAGCCTGTGATCTTCCGGGCCACTGAGCAGTGGTTTGCATCCATTGACGACTTCCGAGAGGAAGCCCTAAAGGCCATTGGCGAGGTCAAGTGGATTCCTGGCTGGGGAATCGACCGGATTAGCAACATGGTCAAGGATCGCCATGATTGGTGCATTTCCCGCCAGCGATATTGGGGAGTGCCAATTCCTATCTTCTATTGTAAAGAATGTGGCAAGACGATTATAGATGAGAAGACGATAGAGTCGGTCAGCGCTGTCTTCGCCGAAGAAGGCTCCGATGCATGGTTCATCAAACCGGCTACGGATTTTCTGCCCCCAGGTTATGTTTGTGAGCAATGTGGCAGTGCGGATTTTACCAAGGAAATGAACATCATGGATGTCTGGTTTGACTCGGGCAGCAGTCATCGTTGTGTATTAGAGCAAAGACCCGAACTAGACGCACCGGCGGATCTGTATCTTGAGGGTAGCGATCAGCACCGGGGCTGGTTCCAGTCCTCATTGCTGACGGCAGTGGCCACGAAGGGCAAGGCGCCGTATAAGGCGGTGTTAACCCATGGCTTTATTGTTGATGCCGAGGGGAACAAGATGTCTAAGTCCATCGGAAATGTATTGGCCCCCGAGCAGGTGATTAAGAAGTACGGTGCCGATGTCTTCCGCCTGTGGGTGGCATCCTCGGACTACCGGAACGATGTGCGTATCTCAGATACGATCCTAGGACAAATGGCAGAAGCTTACCGCAGGATTCGGAATACCGCCCGTTTTCTTCTGGGCAACCTGCACGATTTTTCGTTGGAGAAAGATCAGGTGCCATTGGCAGAATTGGCTTCCTTGGATAACTGGGCCGTCATGCGGGTAAACGAAGTGGCGGAGAGGGTAACCCAGGCCTATCGCACCTATGACTTTCATTTGGTGTACCACGCGTTGTATAACTTTTGTGTGGTGGATATGGGCGGGTTCTACCTTGATGTGCTCAAGGATACTCTGTATTGTGATGCAGAAGACTCCTTTGTCCGCAGATCAGCTCAGACAGCGATGTATCAGATCTTGGTTAAACTAGCTCAGCTAATTGCCCCACTGCTGCCCCATACTGCCGATGAGATCTGGCAGTATATAAGGGAGATAGATAGCAGTCTCGAGGAAAGTGTGCATTTAAGCACTTGGTCTGTCTCAGCGGTAGACGAAGAATACTTGGGTAAGTGGGAGGAGTTCCTACGGATCCGCCGGGTGGCAATGAAGGCCCTAGAGGAGATGCGAGCCTCTAAGGAGATTGGTTCCTCTAACGAAGCAGCCATTGATGTGTACGTAGATGATGAAGCCTACGCAGCCTTGGTTCCTTTCTTGAATGATCTAGAACGGTTGCTCATGGTCTCTAAGGCAAGCGTGCATCGGGCAGAAGGTAGCCTACCGGATACCGGTGTATCCCTAGACGAATGCCCTGGGGTAAAGGTGCAAGTTAATGTGGCCGATGAGGCAAAATGTGAAAGGTGTTGGCGGTATCTACCTAGCGTAGGCACCGATGAGGAGTACAAGGATCTGTGTGCTCGGTGTGCTACCGTCGTGAAATCATAGCGAAACAGGTTAGACCTAACCACGCATGAGGAATAAGGGTGACCAGGAGCTGATCAGGGTCGCCCTTATCGCGTCCTGGGGTGGATTCACATAGAGCTCCTTTGGCTCTTTGGTATCAGCACAGGTTCCTTCTTAGTAGCCAGCGATAGATTATTCCACCCAGTCTTCAAGCATGATCCGAAAGAGCCGCCAGGAATCTCCTATGCCTTTAGACGTGGGGAGAGGCAGGTGACGCCGGCTGGAGATGTACTATCGCCAAGTCTGTAGGGGATCCAGTTGCGTTTTGATGCCAAGCCCCCTCTGCCTGTTCTTAGAGTCTTCTGCTTCCTAGGTATGATTTTCCCATGAGTGTAGGATAGAACTATAATATCAGTCTCCAGCATTCCTCGTTTCTGCTCCAATTCCCTTTGCAGAAAGCCCATGATGCTATTCTCTGTGTGCGGGCAAAACATCCAAGCAGGAGAAACCTCATCTCGTGGAGAACAGAAATCTGGACTAAGTTTCTGAAATGATTAGGTGTTTCTCACTATGGTGTTCAAGGTGCGAGACCTTCATTTTGAGAGGAGTCTGGGGTGTGCGAGAACGT
This is a stretch of genomic DNA from Limnochordia bacterium. It encodes these proteins:
- the ileS gene encoding isoleucine--tRNA ligase; the encoded protein is MNYRNTLQLLKTDFPMRANLPVREVQIQGKWNEERLYEKLQEKGEKEGRPKFILHDGPPYANGHIHIGTALNKVLKDIVIRSKSMDGFRAPFVPGWDTHGLPVEHAVVKLEGGKELEPLKLRRKCKDYALKFLDIQRDEFKRLGGWGAWEDPYITLDPKYEAEQIRVFGEMFTKGYIYKGLKPVYWCMSCHTALAEAEIEYKDAQSDSIYVKFPVVDGKGLLPEDTSVVIWTTTPWTLPANMAVCLHPAYKYALLETEQGKFVVAEELGSTFAQEIGLADVSTTKLYSGEELEGILCQHPLEDRTVPIILGMHVGLDQGTGCVHTAPGHGVEDYEVGMKYKLPVYAPVDARGAFTKEAGKYAGMNVYKANPVIVEDLKAAQVLLQAGKIVHQYPHCWRCKEPVIFRATEQWFASIDDFREEALKAIGEVKWIPGWGIDRISNMVKDRHDWCISRQRYWGVPIPIFYCKECGKTIIDEKTIESVSAVFAEEGSDAWFIKPATDFLPPGYVCEQCGSADFTKEMNIMDVWFDSGSSHRCVLEQRPELDAPADLYLEGSDQHRGWFQSSLLTAVATKGKAPYKAVLTHGFIVDAEGNKMSKSIGNVLAPEQVIKKYGADVFRLWVASSDYRNDVRISDTILGQMAEAYRRIRNTARFLLGNLHDFSLEKDQVPLAELASLDNWAVMRVNEVAERVTQAYRTYDFHLVYHALYNFCVVDMGGFYLDVLKDTLYCDAEDSFVRRSAQTAMYQILVKLAQLIAPLLPHTADEIWQYIREIDSSLEESVHLSTWSVSAVDEEYLGKWEEFLRIRRVAMKALEEMRASKEIGSSNEAAIDVYVDDEAYAALVPFLNDLERLLMVSKASVHRAEGSLPDTGVSLDECPGVKVQVNVADEAKCERCWRYLPSVGTDEEYKDLCARCATVVKS